The following coding sequences lie in one Planktothrix sp. FACHB-1365 genomic window:
- the cas2 gene encoding CRISPR-associated endonuclease Cas2 → MLFYIVAYDIPCDKRRRKVANLLEGYGKRVQYSVFECVLPESKYLELQKRLKKQVNLAEDNLRFYPLSRHTWGSVETWGQGPKITEYPSSLIV, encoded by the coding sequence ATGTTATTTTATATTGTTGCCTATGATATTCCTTGTGATAAACGTCGTCGCAAAGTGGCGAATTTATTAGAGGGATATGGAAAGCGGGTTCAATATTCGGTGTTTGAGTGTGTTCTACCTGAATCAAAATATCTTGAGTTACAGAAACGCTTGAAAAAACAGGTGAATTTGGCGGAAGATAATCTGCGGTTTTATCCTCTTTCTCGCCATACTTGGGGAAGTGTGGAAACTTGGGGTCAGGGGCCAAAGATTACTGAGTATCCGAGTTCGTTGATTGTTTAA